One window of the Haloarcula halobia genome contains the following:
- a CDS encoding amphi-Trp domain-containing protein, translated as MPEEVLFKSESEQSRAEIASYLRNVADTLDSGNALTLKAGSESVRLNPPARPTFEVKAEREGPAGNMTELSVEFELEWDENAGEESSGSGQLEIE; from the coding sequence ATGCCTGAAGAAGTCCTGTTCAAATCGGAGAGCGAGCAGAGCCGAGCAGAGATTGCATCGTACCTCCGGAACGTCGCGGACACGCTCGACAGCGGAAACGCTCTCACCCTGAAAGCAGGCTCGGAGTCCGTAAGGCTGAATCCCCCTGCTCGACCGACCTTCGAGGTCAAAGCCGAACGCGAAGGCCCGGCCGGCAATATGACCGAGTTGAGTGTCGAGTTCGAGCTCGAGTGGGACGAGAACGCCGGTGAGGAGAGCAGCGGAAGTGGCCAGTTAGAAATCGAGTAG
- a CDS encoding UPF0058 family protein, protein MRKKEFIHVHALLLEISEYVMENEDVDRGIHPKYDTLEVCPSSVHKPKRTHYEAVTILGDSIERTLEQARTESPECPVNRPQ, encoded by the coding sequence ATGCGCAAGAAAGAGTTCATCCACGTTCACGCCCTCCTCCTGGAGATCTCGGAGTATGTGATGGAGAACGAGGACGTGGACCGGGGTATCCATCCCAAGTACGACACGCTTGAGGTGTGTCCATCAAGTGTCCACAAGCCGAAACGTACCCACTACGAAGCGGTCACGATCCTCGGTGACTCCATCGAACGGACGCTCGAACAGGCACGCACCGAGAGCCCGGAGTGTCCAGTCAATCGACCACAGTAG